From one Eisenibacter elegans DSM 3317 genomic stretch:
- a CDS encoding diaminopimelate epimerase: protein MMTAHIPFFKYQGTGNDFVMIDNRQGHFPYSKELVAAMCHRRLGIGADGLILIEEANGYDFRMRYYNADGGEGSMCGNGGRCAVQFAHFLGIFDQQTHFIAVDGPHEATRIGTAISLKMLDVSEIAQGDGYYFLNTGSPHYVAFVDDLSQYPVVAEGKRIRYGAPFVSAGGTNVNFMSLDQAPNSLCVRTYERGVEDETFSCGTGVTACALVAAVQEGVQSPVSIQTTGGLLQVKFEKKSANSFQNIYLQGPAIQVFEGQWPLPKQG from the coding sequence ATGATGACAGCACATATTCCTTTTTTCAAATACCAAGGCACCGGCAACGACTTTGTGATGATAGACAATCGTCAAGGGCATTTCCCTTATAGCAAGGAGTTGGTAGCGGCTATGTGTCATCGACGGCTTGGTATTGGTGCGGATGGGCTTATCTTGATAGAAGAAGCCAATGGCTATGACTTCCGAATGCGTTACTATAATGCCGACGGTGGCGAGGGGAGTATGTGTGGCAATGGGGGGCGTTGTGCGGTACAGTTTGCTCATTTTTTAGGGATATTCGACCAACAGACGCACTTTATCGCCGTAGATGGCCCTCACGAGGCTACTCGTATTGGTACGGCTATTTCGCTCAAGATGCTTGACGTATCGGAGATAGCGCAAGGCGACGGCTATTATTTCCTCAATACTGGCTCCCCACACTATGTGGCTTTTGTAGATGATTTGTCTCAATATCCGGTAGTGGCCGAAGGCAAACGCATTCGTTACGGAGCGCCGTTTGTGTCGGCAGGAGGCACCAATGTCAACTTTATGAGCCTAGACCAAGCCCCCAACAGCCTATGTGTACGTACTTATGAGCGAGGAGTAGAAGACGAAACTTTCTCTTGTGGCACAGGCGTAACGGCTTGTGCATTGGTGGCAGCTGTTCAAGAGGGTGTCCAAAGCCCTGTATCTATTCAAACTACCGGCGGGCTGTTGCAAGTAAAATTTGAAAAAAAATCGGCCAACAGCTTTCAAAACATCTATCTTCAAGGGCCTGCCATTCAAGTCTTTGAGGGACAATGGCCTCTACCAAAACAAGGATAA
- the rplS gene encoding 50S ribosomal protein L19, translating into MSELIKYIESEYQEARKDIPEFKSGDTINVHVKIREGNKERIQQFKGVVIQRKNSNTNGETFTVRKVSNGVGVERIFPLLSPNIEKIEVVRRGVVRRARLYYLRGKMGKAARIKERVTDNN; encoded by the coding sequence ATGAGCGAGTTAATCAAATACATTGAATCTGAATATCAAGAAGCACGCAAGGATATTCCTGAGTTCAAGTCTGGTGATACGATAAACGTACACGTAAAAATCCGTGAGGGTAACAAAGAACGTATCCAGCAGTTCAAAGGCGTGGTGATCCAACGCAAGAACAGCAACACCAACGGTGAAACTTTTACTGTTCGTAAAGTATCAAACGGTGTTGGGGTAGAGCGTATCTTCCCTTTGTTGTCTCCAAACATCGAAAAAATTGAAGTTGTCCGTCGCGGTGTTGTACGTCGTGCGCGTCTGTACTACCTCCGTGGCAAAATGGGCAAAGCTGCACGTATCAAGGAGCGTGTAACAGATAACAACTAA
- a CDS encoding response regulator, producing MSQQSSIKCIILVDDDEVSNLINERSLHKYNPQWEVKVFTQAPEALHFLSTDALEDTLILLDLNMPELDGWALMAQLAMQKSDFKVLILTSSIRKQDIVQAKNYAQILGYVVKPLDVAKIEKFLKDL from the coding sequence ATGAGCCAACAATCTTCTATCAAGTGTATTATTTTAGTGGATGATGATGAGGTAAGCAACCTTATCAATGAGCGCAGTTTACACAAATACAACCCCCAATGGGAAGTAAAAGTATTTACCCAAGCCCCAGAAGCCTTACATTTCCTGAGTACTGATGCGCTCGAAGACACCCTGATTTTATTGGATTTGAATATGCCGGAGTTGGATGGTTGGGCATTGATGGCACAACTGGCAATGCAAAAGTCTGATTTCAAAGTCCTAATTCTTACCTCCTCTATCCGCAAGCAAGATATTGTACAGGCTAAAAATTATGCACAGATTTTGGGCTATGTGGTCAAGCCTTTGGATGTAGCTAAAATCGAAAAGTTTCTGAAGGACTTATAA
- a CDS encoding O-antigen ligase family protein, whose product MPLLASQKAPIPLQTYWQIIVFLLVCWIPFGMLGGDSKLGLIKHLGQIQWGSLWIACLALLWLMGLLYHKPTRPTISLDWLLIISIFYLLHLLAYKPSQSTQAIHEITTRLPLVLLPWFFATGRFSLPMQKLLSAFVIAVWVATLLTFREGFAFILDLNSGLPKLQRLIVMHRPYLGLYVGFSMLILLSRLLTYTNPRQEKWIIGLLGYFGLFLLLIQAKMTLLGIAATLIILLTVYWIQTSRYVLAGLFWVLLLSISIGLYHTHNGQAFVQNLTRIDWIEAHIRNPDTAVQQYTRQNILVCGLQILSQNQQWLYGLGTGGVQAQLQACYAGKGFVYEKSLQLNAHNEYLQTTLRHGIIGLLLLIGVLILPLYRSLAQRQYLYAAFLLLCAFAFLTESMLSRQAGVIFFAFFNSLFAFHYLSNRIEVS is encoded by the coding sequence ATGCCCCTATTAGCTTCTCAAAAAGCACCTATACCGCTACAGACCTATTGGCAAATCATTGTTTTTTTGCTCGTTTGTTGGATACCTTTTGGCATGTTGGGGGGAGATAGCAAACTAGGCCTTATTAAACACCTAGGGCAAATCCAATGGGGAAGCTTATGGATAGCCTGTCTGGCATTACTCTGGCTGATGGGGCTATTGTATCACAAACCTACACGCCCGACCATCTCCCTCGATTGGCTGCTTATTATCAGTATCTTTTATCTGCTACACCTCCTGGCCTACAAACCCAGCCAATCCACACAAGCCATACACGAAATTACCACACGCCTGCCGTTGGTCTTGCTGCCGTGGTTTTTTGCGACAGGTCGCTTTTCCTTGCCTATGCAAAAGCTTCTCAGTGCCTTTGTCATTGCAGTCTGGGTAGCCACCTTGCTGACTTTCAGGGAGGGCTTCGCCTTTATCCTCGACCTCAACTCCGGCCTACCCAAACTGCAACGCCTGATAGTCATGCATCGTCCATACTTGGGACTTTACGTAGGGTTTTCGATGCTGATTTTGTTGAGCCGCCTACTGACCTATACCAATCCGCGACAAGAAAAGTGGATTATTGGCCTCTTGGGGTATTTTGGTTTATTTCTGCTCTTGATTCAGGCCAAGATGACGCTCTTAGGCATCGCCGCTACGCTGATTATCCTGCTGACGGTCTATTGGATACAGACTAGCCGCTATGTCTTAGCAGGCCTATTTTGGGTACTCCTGCTGAGCATCAGCATAGGCCTGTACCATACCCACAACGGACAGGCTTTTGTTCAAAACCTCACCCGTATCGACTGGATAGAAGCGCATATCCGCAACCCTGACACCGCCGTCCAACAATATACCCGTCAGAACATCTTGGTTTGTGGGCTACAGATTCTCAGCCAAAACCAGCAGTGGCTCTACGGCCTAGGCACAGGAGGCGTACAAGCTCAGCTCCAAGCTTGTTATGCAGGCAAAGGATTTGTATATGAAAAATCATTACAGCTCAACGCACACAATGAGTATCTCCAGACGACTCTCCGCCATGGCATCATCGGCTTGTTACTGCTCATCGGTGTTTTGATTTTGCCCCTCTACCGAAGCCTCGCCCAAAGACAGTACCTCTATGCAGCCTTCTTGTTGCTCTGTGCTTTTGCGTTCCTGACCGAGTCTATGTTGAGTCGCCAAGCAGGGGTGATATTCTTCGCATTTTTCAACTCACTCTTCGCATTCCACTATTTATCAAACCGAATAGAGGTTTCATAA
- a CDS encoding glycosyltransferase family 4 protein — protein sequence MMMILALLSAFVISYVMIPALIRIAEEKQLYDTPDNERKRHLVHIPNLGGVAIFAGALATITLLADQSTAAFLHLLAALLILFFAGIKDDIFPLSPSKKFAAQLIAVIIIVWRADIRLTGFYGFLGIEELPYMLSLLFSGFVVLVIINAFNLLDGINGLAAGIAFWVLAVLGAIFYLWNLTPWLTLMAATAGACVAFLVFNFQNRIFMGDTGSMFIGAICAVGTIVFINEADARQWLPTGYIPVFAFFLLGLPLFDTLRVFAWRLFVLKRSPFRGDRNHLHHLLIDTGHTHIQASFILYGLHLLWLGLAYCAKDYAPGWVLLLLLGVALMATGLGVYIGKAKKNNQLHSPEPYKA from the coding sequence ATGATGATGATACTGGCACTTTTAAGTGCATTTGTGATAAGCTATGTGATGATACCTGCCCTCATCCGAATAGCCGAAGAAAAGCAACTCTATGATACGCCCGATAATGAGCGTAAGCGCCATTTGGTGCATATACCAAACTTAGGCGGGGTTGCTATCTTTGCTGGTGCCTTGGCTACAATCACCTTGCTGGCAGACCAAAGCACGGCTGCCTTTTTACATCTCTTGGCAGCCTTGCTCATCTTGTTTTTTGCGGGTATCAAGGATGATATATTTCCCTTATCGCCCAGCAAAAAATTTGCAGCCCAACTTATTGCTGTCATCATCATTGTTTGGCGAGCAGATATTCGCCTCACTGGGTTTTATGGTTTTTTGGGTATTGAAGAATTGCCCTACATGTTGAGCCTGTTGTTTTCGGGCTTTGTGGTCTTGGTCATCATCAATGCGTTCAACCTTTTGGACGGCATCAACGGTTTGGCCGCCGGCATCGCTTTCTGGGTGTTGGCAGTATTGGGGGCTATTTTTTATCTATGGAATCTGACCCCTTGGCTCACCCTGATGGCAGCTACTGCCGGAGCCTGTGTGGCCTTTCTGGTGTTCAATTTCCAAAACCGTATTTTTATGGGCGATACTGGCTCGATGTTCATCGGAGCCATTTGTGCCGTTGGCACCATTGTCTTTATCAACGAAGCCGATGCACGGCAATGGCTGCCGACGGGATATATTCCTGTATTTGCCTTTTTTTTATTGGGCTTGCCACTTTTTGATACCCTCAGGGTATTTGCTTGGCGGCTGTTTGTGTTGAAACGCTCTCCATTTCGTGGCGACCGCAACCACCTGCATCACTTGCTCATCGACACAGGCCATACCCACATCCAAGCCTCTTTCATACTTTATGGCCTACACTTACTGTGGTTGGGGCTTGCCTACTGCGCCAAAGACTATGCCCCGGGCTGGGTATTGCTCTTGCTGCTAGGGGTAGCGCTTATGGCTACAGGGCTGGGAGTATATATTGGCAAAGCAAAAAAAAACAATCAACTCCATAGCCCAGAACCCTACAAAGCCTAA
- a CDS encoding TMEM254 family protein, producing MSQNPIPSYQNSPLWWWIFVLGGFALLALVGFGYWLPQYAFYARYLFRLLLLVHLAEAVYAYVLASRAGLGQVAWAWAAQTMACGFWALLLLNKTIRLHGRKA from the coding sequence ATGTCTCAAAATCCGATACCATCGTACCAAAACTCCCCCCTGTGGTGGTGGATATTTGTGTTAGGGGGCTTCGCCCTCCTCGCGCTTGTAGGTTTTGGCTATTGGCTACCCCAATACGCTTTTTATGCGCGTTATTTGTTTAGGCTGCTATTGTTGGTACACCTAGCAGAAGCCGTATATGCCTATGTTTTGGCCTCCCGCGCAGGGCTTGGGCAAGTAGCTTGGGCTTGGGCTGCGCAGACCATGGCTTGTGGGTTTTGGGCTTTGCTCTTGCTCAATAAAACCATCCGCCTACACGGGCGCAAAGCCTAG
- the fsa gene encoding fructose-6-phosphate aldolase — protein sequence MKFFIDTANLSEIQEAQDLGVLDGVTTNPSLMAKEGIKGTDAVMAHYKAICAIVDGDVSAEVIATDYAGMIREGEALAALDDKIVVKIPMIRDGVKAIKYFSDQGIRTNCTLVFSAGQAILAAKAGASYVSPFVGRLDDVSQDGLALIAQITEIYGNFGFHTEVLAASVRHVMHLVECAEIGADVVTCPLSVITGLLNHPLTDIGLAKFLSDYQKNNG from the coding sequence ATGAAATTCTTTATCGATACGGCCAACCTTAGTGAAATTCAGGAAGCACAAGACCTCGGCGTGCTTGACGGCGTAACCACCAACCCCTCTCTGATGGCCAAAGAAGGGATTAAAGGTACAGATGCCGTAATGGCTCATTACAAAGCCATTTGTGCTATTGTAGACGGCGACGTGAGCGCCGAAGTCATCGCCACAGACTATGCAGGGATGATTCGCGAGGGTGAGGCATTGGCCGCGCTCGACGACAAAATCGTGGTCAAAATACCCATGATTCGCGATGGAGTCAAAGCCATCAAGTATTTCAGCGACCAAGGTATCCGTACCAACTGCACCCTAGTGTTTTCGGCTGGGCAGGCCATCTTGGCAGCCAAGGCGGGGGCTTCTTATGTGTCGCCGTTTGTAGGTCGTCTCGACGATGTCAGCCAAGACGGCTTGGCGCTTATCGCGCAGATTACGGAAATTTATGGCAACTTTGGGTTTCATACCGAAGTACTGGCAGCCTCTGTACGCCACGTGATGCACTTGGTGGAGTGTGCCGAAATTGGAGCCGATGTGGTTACCTGCCCGCTTAGTGTCATCACTGGCTTGCTCAATCACCCCCTGACAGACATTGGCCTGGCCAAGTTCCTCAGCGATTACCAAAAAAATAACGGCTAA
- a CDS encoding metal-dependent hydrolase, whose product MKITYYGHSCVAVETQGKTILFDPFIKHNPLAAHIDVAQLRPDYVLLTHGHADHVADAAEIALQADATLVSNFEVVEWFAKQGVQKNHPMNHGGSWNFDFGKVKYVHAVHSSTLPDGSPGGNPGGFILWGDKTIYHAGDTALTLDMQLIPRFAQLDLALLPIGDNFTMGVEDAIIAADFIGCNKVLGIHYDTFGYIKIDPQAAKEAFAAKGKELILLHIGESLSL is encoded by the coding sequence ATGAAAATCACCTATTATGGTCATTCTTGTGTAGCCGTCGAAACACAAGGCAAGACCATCCTCTTTGACCCATTTATCAAGCATAACCCCCTAGCGGCACACATAGACGTAGCCCAATTACGCCCTGATTATGTGTTGTTGACCCACGGCCACGCCGACCATGTGGCCGATGCTGCCGAAATCGCGCTCCAAGCCGATGCTACCCTCGTCTCTAATTTTGAGGTGGTAGAGTGGTTTGCCAAACAAGGCGTGCAAAAAAACCATCCGATGAACCACGGCGGTAGCTGGAATTTTGACTTCGGCAAGGTAAAATATGTCCACGCAGTCCATTCCAGCACCCTGCCCGACGGCAGCCCCGGCGGCAACCCCGGTGGTTTTATCCTATGGGGCGACAAGACCATCTACCACGCCGGCGACACCGCACTCACCTTGGATATGCAGCTCATCCCTCGGTTTGCCCAACTCGATTTGGCCTTGCTACCCATTGGCGACAACTTTACGATGGGGGTGGAGGATGCCATCATCGCCGCTGATTTTATCGGCTGCAACAAGGTTCTCGGCATTCACTACGATACCTTTGGCTATATCAAAATAGACCCACAAGCCGCTAAGGAGGCTTTTGCTGCCAAAGGAAAAGAACTCATACTACTTCATATTGGGGAGAGCCTCTCCCTCTAA
- a CDS encoding Fe-Mn family superoxide dismutase: MDKRTFLKTTALAGLATMVQPQFLWAGAARPTQFELPRLPYAPEALAPYIDQETMHIHHGKHHAAYVNNLNKALEGRSNQRYDQKGLEQLLQQLKPEEAALRNNAGGHYNHSLFWEILSPKPALSPSAKLAQAIDASFGSLAKFKEAFAQRALNRFGSGWAWLSVDASGKLFLSDTANQDNPLMHHIVAEKGVPVMGLDVWEHAYYLQYQNRRAEYVSAFWNILDWQKVSTRYELLLKQQN, encoded by the coding sequence ATGGACAAACGCACTTTTCTTAAAACAACCGCCTTGGCCGGTTTGGCCACAATGGTACAACCTCAGTTTTTATGGGCTGGTGCAGCACGCCCCACACAGTTTGAGCTACCACGCCTACCCTATGCGCCCGAAGCGCTTGCCCCTTATATCGACCAAGAGACGATGCATATTCACCACGGCAAGCACCACGCCGCCTATGTCAATAACCTAAACAAAGCCCTCGAAGGCCGCAGCAATCAACGTTATGACCAAAAAGGCTTAGAACAACTGCTACAGCAGCTCAAACCCGAGGAGGCTGCCCTGCGCAACAATGCTGGAGGGCACTATAACCACAGCCTATTTTGGGAAATACTCAGCCCCAAGCCTGCCCTCAGCCCCAGCGCCAAGCTGGCACAAGCCATAGACGCTAGCTTTGGGTCTTTGGCTAAATTCAAAGAAGCCTTTGCCCAACGGGCACTCAACCGATTTGGGTCTGGATGGGCTTGGCTTTCGGTGGATGCTTCGGGCAAATTATTTTTGAGCGATACAGCCAACCAAGACAATCCGCTGATGCATCATATTGTAGCCGAGAAAGGGGTGCCGGTAATGGGGCTCGATGTGTGGGAGCACGCCTATTATTTGCAGTATCAAAACCGCCGCGCAGAGTATGTCTCCGCTTTTTGGAATATTCTTGATTGGCAGAAGGTAAGCACACGGTATGAGCTGCTATTAAAACAGCAAAATTAG
- a CDS encoding S9 family peptidase, whose translation MRQCYLLLLLACCLPFSVWAQKQALTHDVYDGWREIQAHQISPDGQWIAYVLNPQDGDATLELFNQKTGKYTRFERGENPKISFDSRWLVFKISPQADTLKAMRRRKVKKEDLPKDSLGIYDLRNGQLQKIADVKRFEMPEKYAGWMAYWLEPEKPSSKKEKAEKDATPDSTQKSKAEKAKKENAENGSKLVLLNLQTSARDTVWYATQFAFAEEAPAFAFVTKGKDSTFPEGVYAQLLTQQRRAHIQAAKGDYKNLQWDKAGTQLAFVGDTDTSANHKKALLKYYDLYYWRDGQAEAQRIAQAGQPAFPQEWMVSEHQQPMFSQDGRRLFFGIHPKPLVADTTLLPEEIVNVEVWHWQDGYLHTQQKANAEREKKRAYMAVYHIVDNKLLALATEERPNLSLGNEGNARYALAATDVPYRRLSTWEGFPPYHDIYRVDVQTGAAKLLATKIKAYPQISPQGRYAYWYNVQDSAWFAYDFEREQLSNISQAAATVFYDERDDHPDYPSAYGIAGWLENDAALIAYDRYDLWQLDPQGRQAPIRLTTNGRENQTTYRYIRLDPEERFIRPNAQMLLHLFEEKSKAEGYAQLTLPKAAKPKVLLKEDFAFSNNVIKAKNTPDVLFTKQSFTQFPDVQLSDLGFKKQQRISRANPQQDQYLWGSVVPVSWTAYDGTPLEGMLYRPENFDPNKKYPLMVYFYERNAENIHRHWAPAPIRSIINFSYFTSNGYFVFVPDIVYKDGYPGESAYNCIISGTEAMLKAHPYLNPERVGIQGHSWGGYQTAYLVTRTNMFRAAEAGAPVSNMTSAYGGIRWESGLSRMFQYEHSQSRIGATLWERQDLYIENSPIFFADKINTPLLLLHNDEDGAVPWYQGIELYVALRRLDKPVWMLNYNGEAHGVMKRHNRKDFTKRLYQFFDHYLKDAPAPVWLEKGIPAIEKSLNTGLELMEE comes from the coding sequence ATGCGACAATGCTACCTACTGCTCTTGTTGGCCTGCTGCCTGCCGTTTTCAGTTTGGGCACAGAAACAAGCGCTTACACACGATGTATATGATGGTTGGCGCGAAATACAAGCCCACCAAATCAGCCCCGATGGACAATGGATTGCCTACGTGCTCAACCCTCAAGATGGGGATGCAACCCTAGAGCTTTTCAACCAAAAAACGGGCAAATATACCCGCTTTGAGCGGGGTGAAAACCCTAAAATCAGCTTTGACAGCCGCTGGTTGGTGTTTAAAATCAGCCCTCAGGCCGATACACTCAAAGCCATGCGCCGCCGCAAGGTCAAAAAAGAAGACTTACCCAAGGACTCGCTCGGTATCTATGACCTGCGCAACGGCCAACTTCAGAAAATAGCCGATGTCAAACGGTTTGAAATGCCTGAAAAATATGCCGGATGGATGGCCTATTGGCTAGAGCCTGAAAAGCCTTCTTCCAAAAAAGAGAAAGCCGAGAAGGACGCAACGCCTGATTCGACCCAAAAATCCAAAGCCGAAAAGGCCAAAAAAGAAAACGCCGAAAACGGCAGCAAACTGGTCTTGCTCAACCTCCAAACCAGTGCTCGCGACACGGTATGGTATGCTACCCAATTTGCTTTTGCAGAAGAAGCACCTGCGTTTGCCTTCGTTACCAAGGGCAAAGACAGCACCTTCCCCGAAGGAGTATATGCCCAATTATTAACACAACAGCGCCGCGCCCACATCCAGGCCGCTAAGGGCGACTACAAAAACCTACAGTGGGACAAGGCCGGCACACAATTGGCCTTTGTAGGAGATACGGATACCTCGGCCAACCACAAAAAAGCCTTGCTCAAGTACTATGACCTCTACTACTGGCGCGATGGCCAAGCCGAAGCCCAACGCATTGCCCAAGCAGGGCAGCCAGCATTCCCACAGGAGTGGATGGTCAGTGAGCACCAACAACCGATGTTTTCGCAAGATGGCCGCCGCCTCTTTTTTGGCATTCACCCCAAACCCCTCGTAGCTGATACAACACTATTGCCCGAAGAAATTGTGAATGTTGAAGTTTGGCACTGGCAAGACGGCTACCTCCACACCCAGCAAAAAGCCAATGCTGAGCGAGAGAAAAAACGCGCCTATATGGCCGTATACCACATCGTAGACAACAAGCTTCTGGCTCTGGCTACCGAAGAGCGTCCTAACCTCAGCCTTGGCAACGAGGGCAATGCCCGCTATGCCCTAGCTGCCACCGATGTGCCTTACCGCCGTTTGTCGACTTGGGAGGGTTTTCCACCCTATCACGACATCTACCGTGTGGATGTACAAACCGGTGCAGCCAAGTTATTGGCCACCAAAATAAAGGCATACCCGCAAATCTCCCCACAGGGCCGCTATGCCTATTGGTACAATGTACAGGACTCTGCGTGGTTTGCCTATGATTTTGAGCGCGAACAGCTGAGCAATATCAGTCAAGCCGCTGCTACGGTATTTTATGATGAGCGCGACGACCACCCCGACTATCCTTCGGCGTATGGGATTGCCGGTTGGCTCGAAAATGATGCTGCGCTCATTGCCTATGATCGCTACGACCTATGGCAGTTGGATCCGCAAGGTCGGCAAGCACCCATCCGCCTGACCACCAACGGGCGCGAAAATCAAACGACTTACCGCTACATACGCCTTGACCCCGAGGAGCGTTTTATCCGACCTAATGCGCAAATGCTCTTGCATTTGTTTGAGGAAAAATCGAAGGCCGAAGGTTATGCCCAACTTACCTTGCCCAAGGCTGCCAAGCCTAAGGTGTTGCTCAAGGAAGATTTTGCTTTTAGCAATAATGTCATCAAGGCCAAAAACACGCCGGATGTACTCTTTACCAAGCAAAGCTTTACCCAGTTTCCAGATGTTCAGCTCAGCGACTTGGGTTTCAAAAAACAACAGCGTATCAGCCGCGCCAACCCCCAACAAGACCAATACCTATGGGGTAGTGTAGTGCCGGTTTCTTGGACAGCCTACGATGGCACACCGCTGGAGGGGATGCTCTATCGTCCAGAAAACTTCGACCCCAACAAGAAATACCCACTGATGGTGTATTTCTATGAGCGCAATGCCGAAAATATCCACCGCCACTGGGCGCCGGCTCCTATCCGCTCTATCATCAATTTTAGCTATTTTACTAGCAACGGCTACTTTGTGTTTGTGCCGGATATTGTCTACAAAGACGGCTACCCTGGCGAAAGCGCCTACAACTGTATTATCTCAGGTACAGAGGCAATGCTCAAGGCGCACCCTTATCTCAACCCTGAGCGCGTAGGTATCCAAGGGCATAGCTGGGGCGGTTATCAGACGGCCTATCTCGTTACACGCACGAATATGTTTCGTGCTGCCGAAGCCGGAGCGCCCGTGTCAAATATGACCAGTGCCTATGGTGGCATTCGCTGGGAGTCGGGTCTGAGCCGTATGTTCCAGTATGAGCACAGCCAGAGCCGTATAGGAGCTACTTTGTGGGAGCGGCAAGATTTGTATATCGAAAATTCTCCCATCTTCTTTGCCGACAAAATCAATACGCCTCTACTGTTACTCCACAACGACGAAGACGGGGCTGTGCCTTGGTACCAAGGCATAGAGCTGTATGTGGCCTTACGCCGACTAGACAAGCCTGTTTGGATGCTCAATTACAATGGCGAAGCCCACGGAGTAATGAAACGCCACAACCGCAAAGACTTTACTAAGCGGCTTTACCAATTCTTTGACCATTATCTCAAAGATGCACCTGCACCAGTGTGGCTGGAGAAAGGCATTCCGGCAATCGAAAAATCGCTGAACACCGGCCTGGAGCTGATGGAAGAGTAA
- a CDS encoding undecaprenyl-phosphate glucose phosphotransferase, which yields MRLFYLTGDLLLLNMAFILSYWLKFDGLQNFVSSSYGLLLVYFNILWIGITFLRNNNVYARLDRYRTVFQKAIIAAILHLVVVVVAFWALKNNYFSRLHLGYTYAFFIGGMIAFRTISVYFIRTYRSLGYNQKRVVIVGYNEAGKALEKFFAERPDLGFQFAGYFDPTLTPNNDADAFLQKLDDFLANNETDEVLFTLSIDAHETLNAVRKIADKHLLRVKTVTTQPDFDSFRVESYGTVPLVPLRHEPLTQLGNRIIKRSFDIVFASLVLVFILSWLIPLIGLIIKLDSKGPVFFRQKRSGRDGKHFLCYKFRTMTYQKNATFVQATKNDSRVTRVGKFLRKTNLDELPQFINVFLGDMTVVGPRPHPIPLDEQFKVYIDKYVVRHLVKPGVTGLAQAKGLRGETRDVQSMHHRIRMDIFYVENWSFWFDLKIIVMTVVNMLVGDKNAY from the coding sequence ATGCGACTGTTTTATTTGACAGGAGACCTACTCCTGCTGAATATGGCTTTTATCCTAAGCTATTGGCTTAAGTTTGACGGTCTCCAAAACTTTGTGTCCAGTTCATACGGGCTCTTGCTGGTCTATTTCAATATCCTTTGGATAGGCATCACTTTCTTGCGCAACAACAATGTGTATGCCCGCCTCGACCGCTACCGCACTGTCTTCCAAAAAGCTATCATCGCAGCCATACTACACCTAGTAGTAGTGGTCGTGGCTTTTTGGGCACTCAAAAACAACTACTTTTCCCGCCTACACTTGGGCTATACCTATGCTTTTTTTATAGGGGGAATGATTGCATTCCGTACCATATCCGTATACTTCATCCGTACATACCGCTCCTTGGGCTACAACCAAAAACGCGTAGTGATTGTAGGGTATAATGAAGCCGGAAAAGCCCTAGAAAAATTCTTTGCCGAACGCCCCGACTTGGGCTTTCAGTTTGCTGGGTATTTTGACCCCACCCTCACACCCAACAACGACGCAGATGCGTTTTTGCAAAAACTAGATGATTTTCTGGCCAATAACGAGACAGACGAAGTTCTCTTTACGCTCTCTATAGACGCTCACGAAACCCTAAACGCCGTACGTAAAATAGCCGATAAACACCTGCTCAGAGTCAAAACCGTAACTACACAACCTGATTTTGACAGCTTCCGCGTCGAAAGCTACGGAACAGTGCCTTTGGTTCCCTTGCGCCACGAACCCCTGACCCAACTGGGCAACCGGATAATCAAGCGCTCCTTCGACATTGTCTTTGCTTCTTTGGTACTTGTCTTTATCCTCTCTTGGCTTATTCCCTTGATTGGCCTCATTATCAAGCTCGATTCCAAAGGCCCGGTCTTTTTTCGACAAAAACGCTCTGGCAGAGACGGCAAGCACTTTTTGTGCTACAAGTTTCGTACGATGACCTACCAAAAAAACGCCACCTTTGTGCAAGCTACTAAGAATGATAGCCGGGTAACACGAGTGGGGAAGTTTTTGCGCAAAACCAACCTAGACGAGCTGCCTCAGTTTATCAATGTGTTTTTGGGAGATATGACCGTAGTTGGTCCGCGCCCACACCCTATCCCTTTAGATGAGCAGTTCAAAGTCTATATTGACAAGTATGTCGTGCGCCATCTTGTAAAACCTGGGGTTACCGGCTTGGCTCAAGCCAAGGGGCTTCGTGGAGAAACAAGAGATGTACAGTCGATGCACCACCGCATCAGAATGGATATCTTTTATGTAGAAAATTGGTCTTTTTGGTTTGACCTCAAGATCATTGTGATGACTGTGGTGAATATGCTGGTGGGAGATAAAAACGCTTACTAA